The following proteins come from a genomic window of Actinomarinicola tropica:
- a CDS encoding adenylate/guanylate cyclase domain-containing protein, translating into MSPGSYEPEAVGRRVRRTFGFVDLSGFTTLTAREGDEEAVRVLTVFRNAVRSVAGYNGVRVAKWLGDGAMLVSTETRPMVEAILEIEQRIDADGSGLPLRAGITAGDVILFEGDDYVGSSVNLAARLCDSAEPCQVLAPVDVVEALGRTPDEVDRLVLRGMTEPIEVVDLQRELAPPSRTGDGSSPVRDRPSGPAD; encoded by the coding sequence GTGTCCCCAGGCAGCTACGAACCCGAGGCCGTCGGCCGACGCGTCCGCCGCACGTTCGGGTTCGTCGACCTCTCGGGGTTCACCACGCTGACCGCCCGCGAGGGCGACGAGGAGGCGGTCAGGGTCCTCACCGTCTTCCGCAACGCCGTGCGCTCCGTCGCCGGCTACAACGGGGTCCGCGTCGCCAAGTGGCTGGGCGACGGGGCGATGCTCGTCTCGACCGAGACCCGACCGATGGTCGAGGCGATCCTCGAGATCGAGCAGCGCATCGACGCCGACGGATCGGGCCTCCCGCTCCGGGCCGGCATCACCGCCGGGGACGTCATCCTCTTCGAGGGCGACGACTACGTCGGCAGCAGCGTCAACCTCGCCGCCCGCCTGTGCGACTCGGCGGAGCCGTGCCAGGTGCTGGCCCCCGTCGACGTGGTCGAGGCCCTCGGGCGGACGCCGGACGAGGTCGACCGGTTGGTGCTGCGTGGCATGACCGAGCCCATCGAGGTCGTCGACCTCCAGCGCGAGCTCGCGCCCCCGTCACGCACCGGGGACGGCTCGTCGCCGGTGCGCGACCGGCCGTCGGGTCCGGCAGACTGA
- a CDS encoding glutathione peroxidase produces MSLYDHEIAALDGSTDPSLSDQKGKLTLMVNVASKCGLTPQYETLEAIHERYRDRGFSVLGFPCNQFGEQEPGSADEIATFCSTTYGVTFPMFEKIEVNGDARHPVYQDLTATADDEGQAGDVQWNFEKFLVSPDGEVLRRFRPMTAPDDPAVVEAIEANLPG; encoded by the coding sequence ATGTCGCTGTACGACCACGAGATCGCCGCCCTGGACGGATCCACCGACCCGTCGCTCTCCGACCAGAAGGGCAAGCTGACCCTGATGGTCAACGTCGCCTCCAAGTGCGGGCTCACCCCGCAGTACGAGACGCTCGAGGCGATCCACGAGCGGTACCGCGACCGCGGCTTCTCCGTGCTCGGCTTCCCCTGCAACCAGTTCGGGGAGCAGGAGCCGGGCTCGGCCGACGAGATCGCGACGTTCTGCTCCACGACCTACGGCGTCACCTTCCCGATGTTCGAGAAGATCGAGGTCAACGGCGACGCTCGCCATCCCGTCTACCAGGACCTCACCGCCACGGCCGACGACGAGGGGCAGGCCGGCGACGTGCAGTGGAACTTCGAGAAGTTCCTGGTGTCGCCGGACGGCGAGGTCCTGCGTCGGTTCCGCCCGATGACGGCCCCGGACGACCCGGCCGTGGTCGAGGCCATCGAGGCCAACCTGCCGGGATGA
- a CDS encoding TadE/TadG family type IV pilus assembly protein: MRHDQTTTRRDRRRHDDRGAVLVEFALAAPFLFLLIFATVDFGWVFGQHLDVRHGAREGARLAAVNYQGGGDQTDALVAEICSRMDADPTVRVAVTMPEGPGSGGALQVTVTRPVSTLTGFVDFALDGRTLSSTVSARIEQDATWTATDPAGVACP, translated from the coding sequence ATGCGCCACGACCAGACGACCACCCGACGAGACCGCCGCCGGCACGACGACCGAGGCGCGGTCCTCGTCGAGTTCGCGCTGGCCGCGCCGTTCCTGTTCCTCCTCATCTTCGCCACCGTCGACTTCGGCTGGGTCTTCGGCCAGCACCTCGACGTGCGCCACGGCGCCCGTGAGGGAGCCCGCCTGGCCGCGGTGAACTACCAGGGCGGCGGCGACCAGACCGACGCGCTCGTCGCCGAGATCTGCAGCCGCATGGACGCCGACCCGACCGTGCGCGTCGCGGTGACGATGCCCGAGGGCCCGGGCTCGGGCGGCGCCCTCCAGGTCACCGTCACCCGCCCCGTGAGCACCCTGACCGGCTTCGTCGACTTCGCGCTCGACGGTCGCACGCTGTCGTCGACCGTGAGCGCCCGCATCGAGCAGGACGCCACCTGGACCGCCACGGACCCCGCCGGGGTGGCCTGCCCGTGA
- a CDS encoding DEAD/DEAH box helicase: MPPTFQSLGVSADLCDALAERGITTAFPIQAMSLPDGLAGRDICGKAKTGSGKTLAFGIPVIERLAKADPGRPTGIALVPTRELAVQVRDELAPLAATRGLTVEAIYGGADIDKQIRQLKKGIDLVVATPGRMIDLIERGEVTVAAVSHIVIDEADRMADMGFMPQVEWVLRHATDVDQTLLFSATLDGAVDGLVQRYQTDPVVHEVASESVTVDLMTHRFVQVHQMDKAKVGASIARGAGRTMFFTRTKRGADKLAEQLEKEGVSAAAIHGDLRQSAREKALERFTAGKLQALVATDVAARGIHVDDVDVVVHYDPPEDHKTYLHRSGRTARAGEAGLVVTLVLWDQELEVKRLQRRVGIVMPLVEMFSNDPRLADLAAWDPEAAAG, from the coding sequence GTGCCACCGACCTTCCAATCCCTCGGCGTGTCCGCCGACCTCTGCGACGCGCTCGCCGAGCGCGGCATCACCACCGCCTTCCCCATCCAGGCGATGTCGCTGCCCGACGGGCTCGCTGGCCGCGACATCTGCGGCAAGGCCAAGACCGGCTCCGGCAAGACGCTCGCCTTCGGCATCCCCGTGATCGAGCGACTCGCCAAGGCCGACCCCGGCCGGCCCACCGGCATCGCGCTCGTGCCGACGCGCGAGCTCGCCGTCCAGGTGCGCGACGAGCTCGCCCCGCTGGCCGCCACCCGCGGCCTCACCGTCGAGGCGATCTACGGCGGCGCCGACATCGACAAGCAGATCCGCCAGCTGAAGAAGGGCATCGACCTCGTCGTCGCCACCCCCGGCCGGATGATCGACCTCATCGAGCGGGGCGAGGTCACGGTGGCTGCGGTCAGCCACATCGTGATCGACGAGGCCGACCGCATGGCCGACATGGGCTTCATGCCCCAGGTCGAGTGGGTGCTGCGCCACGCCACCGACGTCGACCAGACGCTCCTGTTCTCGGCCACGCTCGACGGCGCCGTCGACGGCCTCGTCCAGCGGTACCAGACCGATCCGGTCGTCCACGAGGTCGCGTCCGAGTCGGTCACCGTCGACCTGATGACCCACCGCTTCGTCCAGGTGCACCAGATGGACAAGGCCAAGGTCGGCGCGTCGATCGCCCGCGGTGCCGGTCGCACGATGTTCTTCACCCGGACGAAGCGGGGTGCGGACAAGCTGGCCGAGCAGCTGGAGAAGGAGGGCGTGTCGGCCGCCGCGATCCACGGCGACCTCCGCCAGTCCGCCCGGGAGAAGGCGCTCGAGCGCTTCACGGCCGGCAAGCTCCAGGCACTCGTGGCCACCGACGTCGCTGCTCGTGGGATCCACGTCGACGACGTCGACGTGGTCGTCCACTACGACCCGCCCGAGGACCACAAGACGTACCTCCACCGCTCCGGGCGCACGGCGCGTGCGGGGGAGGCCGGCCTCGTGGTCACGCTCGTCCTGTGGGACCAGGAGCTCGAGGTGAAGCGGCTGCAGCGGCGGGTCGGCATCGTGATGCCCCTCGTCGAGATGTTCTCCAACGATCCGCGCCTCGCCGACCTGGCGGCGTGGGACCCGGAGGCCGCCGCGGGCTGA
- a CDS encoding Tad domain-containing protein has translation MTRRERLRRDDGVVLAVAAILLVALMGMAAFAVDLGGLYNARRQDQSAADVAALAGVRELPVQSSAADEVIRYAEDTLGVASGEIDWNSCGTDPGALSQRIPGSNCLSVDPSGAQLRVRIPDQTYETFFAHIVGVEDFTHSAFAIAALDNPGFGGVLPFGIPSLGGGGGYICPATPPGGLATDPCSGPDSGNFGYLNLAHYRTADCNQGGGSNRFGQNLAMGADHQIAPWDGADRREFALCPTITEAGPPNVMRTETGNIANRVAQGMITGPGNPAGAYPDGELGRLARLSPLLFDGSAAPAAARTTTMGSITVDDNPLWNFIPASLGGDVPASCQRTVFVDGAGNPRDDVSGVVPNFADPADRSTFIGLLQTALAGRSGPEVMIALLDRCFTHYLGQEWGADYGISQGEPSPCAPTGCTGPVFAVNSTTDEGPDLWDIQYTSRFGYVPEFQPGCDPNGSAECRIDRFRAIFIQQTCGGSGSGNCSAFDPGFGQTRSSAPGSITGVTMWAFPDSMLPGALGGPNAPNEVGVNRFVELIR, from the coding sequence GTGACCCGCCGGGAGCGGCTCCGGCGCGACGACGGCGTGGTGCTCGCCGTCGCGGCGATCCTCCTCGTCGCCCTGATGGGCATGGCGGCGTTCGCCGTCGACCTGGGCGGGCTCTACAACGCGCGCCGTCAGGACCAGTCGGCCGCCGACGTGGCCGCGCTCGCCGGCGTGCGCGAGCTGCCGGTGCAGAGCTCGGCCGCCGACGAGGTGATCCGCTACGCCGAGGACACGCTGGGTGTCGCGAGCGGCGAGATCGACTGGAACAGCTGCGGCACCGACCCGGGTGCGCTGTCCCAGCGGATCCCGGGGTCGAACTGCCTGTCGGTCGACCCGTCGGGTGCGCAGCTGCGCGTGCGCATCCCCGACCAGACCTACGAGACGTTCTTCGCCCACATCGTCGGCGTCGAGGACTTCACGCACTCGGCGTTCGCGATCGCGGCGCTCGACAACCCCGGCTTCGGAGGCGTCCTGCCGTTCGGGATCCCGTCCCTCGGCGGCGGAGGCGGCTACATCTGCCCGGCGACCCCGCCGGGCGGCCTGGCCACCGACCCCTGCTCGGGGCCCGACAGCGGCAACTTCGGCTACCTGAACCTGGCCCACTACCGCACGGCCGACTGCAACCAGGGCGGCGGCTCGAACCGGTTCGGCCAGAACCTGGCCATGGGGGCGGACCACCAGATCGCGCCGTGGGACGGCGCGGATCGACGCGAGTTCGCGCTCTGCCCGACGATCACCGAGGCCGGCCCGCCGAACGTCATGCGGACCGAGACCGGCAACATCGCGAACCGGGTGGCCCAGGGCATGATCACCGGCCCCGGCAACCCCGCGGGCGCCTATCCCGACGGTGAGCTCGGTCGGCTCGCACGCCTGTCCCCGCTGCTGTTCGACGGTTCGGCCGCGCCGGCTGCGGCGCGCACCACGACGATGGGCAGCATCACCGTCGACGACAACCCGCTCTGGAACTTCATCCCCGCGAGCCTGGGCGGCGACGTCCCCGCGTCGTGCCAGCGGACGGTGTTCGTCGACGGGGCCGGGAACCCCCGGGACGACGTGAGCGGCGTGGTGCCGAACTTCGCCGACCCGGCCGACCGCTCGACCTTCATCGGGCTCCTGCAGACCGCGCTCGCAGGGCGCAGCGGACCCGAGGTGATGATCGCTCTGCTCGACCGCTGCTTCACCCACTACCTGGGCCAGGAGTGGGGTGCCGACTACGGCATCAGCCAGGGGGAGCCGAGCCCGTGCGCCCCGACCGGCTGCACCGGCCCGGTCTTCGCCGTGAACTCGACCACCGACGAGGGTCCCGACCTCTGGGACATCCAGTACACGTCCCGCTTCGGGTACGTGCCGGAGTTCCAGCCCGGCTGCGACCCGAACGGCTCCGCGGAGTGCCGCATCGACCGCTTCCGGGCGATCTTCATCCAGCAGACCTGCGGCGGGTCCGGCAGCGGCAACTGCTCGGCGTTCGATCCCGGCTTCGGCCAGACCCGCTCGTCGGCGCCCGGCTCGATCACCGGCGTGACGATGTGGGCCTTCCCCGACTCGATGCTGCCGGGCGCGCTCGGCGGACCGAACGCACCGAACGAGGTGGGCGTGAACCGATTCGTGGAGCTGATCCGATGA
- a CDS encoding serine hydrolase domain-containing protein gives MGALDEVTSWPVDQVGAAAVLPDGSVQRAGDTDRRFPLASVTKPIVALALHVAVEEGSIGLDDPLGPPGSTVRHLLAHASGIGPDDDEVLAAPATRRIYSNRGFELLGAHLRDASGIDVATYVREAVLQPLAMTATALEGSPAHGAVGSVEDMARFAIELWRDDPTTVSRPTRDTAVSTAWPGLPGVLPGFGPQDANDWGLGFEVRGTKAPHWTPDGASARTFGHFGRSGSLVWVDPVARCALVVAGDRDFGEWAPAPWRRLGDAVLAAAT, from the coding sequence ATGGGTGCTCTCGACGAGGTGACGAGCTGGCCGGTCGACCAGGTGGGGGCCGCGGCGGTGCTCCCCGACGGATCGGTGCAGCGCGCCGGCGACACCGACCGCCGCTTCCCGCTGGCGTCGGTCACCAAGCCGATCGTCGCGCTCGCGCTCCACGTGGCGGTCGAGGAGGGGTCGATCGGCCTCGACGACCCCCTCGGGCCGCCCGGGTCGACCGTCCGCCACCTCCTCGCCCACGCGTCTGGGATCGGCCCCGACGACGACGAGGTGCTCGCAGCGCCGGCCACCCGTCGCATCTACTCCAACCGGGGGTTCGAGCTGCTCGGGGCCCACCTGCGCGACGCCTCGGGCATCGACGTGGCGACCTACGTCCGCGAGGCCGTCCTCCAGCCGCTCGCGATGACCGCCACCGCGCTCGAGGGGTCCCCGGCGCACGGCGCCGTCGGCTCGGTCGAGGACATGGCCCGGTTCGCGATCGAGCTCTGGCGGGACGACCCCACGACCGTGTCGCGGCCCACGCGCGACACCGCCGTGTCCACCGCCTGGCCGGGGCTGCCGGGCGTGCTCCCGGGCTTCGGCCCCCAGGACGCCAACGACTGGGGCCTCGGGTTCGAGGTGCGTGGGACGAAGGCACCGCACTGGACGCCGGACGGGGCGTCGGCGCGCACCTTCGGCCACTTCGGTCGCAGCGGCTCCCTCGTCTGGGTCGATCCCGTGGCCCGATGCGCCCTCGTCGTGGCCGGCGACCGCGACTTCGGCGAGTGGGCACCTGCGCCGTGGCGTCGTCTCGGCGACGCGGTGCTCGCGGCCGCGACCTGA